The following nucleotide sequence is from Dunckerocampus dactyliophorus isolate RoL2022-P2 chromosome 7, RoL_Ddac_1.1, whole genome shotgun sequence.
AAAGGATCATCTTTCCAGACCGTGCCCTCTCTCGGCAAAGTGTTGAACAGGATCATAGAGCCTATGCTTGGTAAGCAAAAGGTTTTGCTCATCAATAGACTTGGACTGGTCTTTGACAAAATGCACATATGATATGTTTGCAGGTCTTCAGTATGTGTGGGAGTACCGCAGCCCCAGTAAGACAGTGCCGCCGCATTATCTGTGCAAAATTTGCTCGGTGACCCGCTTACTGCAAGATATGGTTGCTCACGTGAAAAGCTGGAAACACAACTTGCGATACTTGGTGAGTAGTTGAGTTCAGTTGAgggaaatgtctgttcttggagTTGAATGGCCATAAATCAACACCTCAACCCaaatgcctctttttttttttttttaaggaggtTGTAAATGCGTTTTACTTTGACTTCATATTACCCTTTAGTGTGTTACTGACTCTTGCTAACTAAAACAGCAGTACCTACTGAGGCAGAAATTTCAGAAGACCAATAAGCTCTCTGTTGACAGAGCGTGTTTTCTGACAATTTGTGTACagccacaataaaatacatattgtaGTTACCAAGCTTTTTTCATGGAATGGAACTCAAGACTTTATCAGCGTTTTGTCCAGGTACATCCTCACAGAAGTGAAACTgtagtttaaaaataatttcttttGGCACTAACTAaggtgcagtggaaccttggttagcgttaatttgttccagaaataaatgtaacacaaaacatttttgaatttattttcttgtaatttatatgcatttagaaatgtttttacttgtaaagctataattgtaaaCTATAAAAAACGTGACATAGAAGGGcaagtactgtattttcacgaccataaggcgcaacGTATTAAAAGGTGCAGTCTCGGTTACAGGtgccatttttgtatttaacacatacacaaggcgcaccatattattgggcgcaggtatggtCAAACATACGTAGCATGCATGCAGGCTAAAACATACCGTGTCGCTCaaaagtcagtgaggaagcgacatTTCGTTAGACAGATTAAGAGCAGAACTGTCATTCAGCTTATCAAACCCATTTAAAGTCAGGAcagtcatcactcaacacaacagtctgtcatggtgcacaactaaaaacatcacacagcaactcaaaaacagaatagacactaccgctatttttgcagaacaataactaacaactatgtagctcaaacatgtaactttaagagcatttgcaccaaaacagtactgcaaagcacgctggcgaacaggaagtgctcccagcgacgctacaatacgctagcatgcatgctattgtatgtttttaaaaagccagcgggagcaaaactgagttcggttgtactttttATTGAAGCATtcaacaatgtactcacgttattttatcagtcctcatccacaaatccatcaaagtcctcatcttttgtatcccaaatgaacagcagggcaagttctccatcaaacacgccaggttccctctcgtcattTTCAGTCAGTCTTGCTGCCGTGTGgggcctcagaaatgatgctggcttttgcgaaagctcgaacagtgccatcagacacgttagcccaagcatccacaatccgttcgcaaattgtggcgtaactcgcacggggctgcctcccagtcttagtgaagctgtgtttgctagctgtcatctattgctcccaacttcactttaaacgctgtgtttacaccgatgtccagtagttggagttccttcgtcaagcctcccggaatgatgtcaAGCTCCGAGTTCCTTTTGCagcacttggtttttcacagcggctgtgagatGGGCGATTGAGTCAGATACACAGGGACGGGGAcgcgtggggaaaaaaacatccggtctctttccgtacacgtcactcagccattttctcctcatCCTTCCAACGCTTTtgattggtccggctggaaacttacCTTTAAgcagcgtcttcctcttaaaaatcaccacgGGTGGCAGTTTCTGTTCATTATCATGGCAAcaaagcacaacagtaaaaaccGACTTCTCGTGCCCTGTTGTGTGTATTGCTACCATGCTGGTccccttctctacagtgtggttcaccgtgatgtcgaaagtgagcggcacgtcgtccatgttggtgatgtagttgggctggatgtgtttgtctgcaatgtttttactgcagtaggagcagaagatggccagctttccttgtaatccgctggatgttgctgccCCACGGTAGTCCTTACCCAGATGGATAGATGGTgccgtttcataaaatatacctataTAATACTGGGGgtgtgcctttagcgtcctctttcacgtcggcatgctgtcctcagtcatGTCCACTTTCCCTCTACTGTATGTAAGCAGCATGTCGTCAGGAGAGGCccccagtcagtcgagcggagcgttcatcaaagtcacacagcaacacttaaagattttggaactcggtacacacataaggCGCGCCACATTAAAAGGCGCCccgtccattttggacaaaatttcagacttttaagtgcggcttatggtcgtgaaaatacagtaGCTTTCAGATCtagtaggatgctaacaaggaaggacgttttgtgataaatacatttaaaaatacagttggactcacactgTGTATTAACACGAAAAGACGcatcatattgtacgctaaccggagaagcgaaaaacatgcaaaccggGGCGGAcactaaccaaagttccactgcaATTATTGTACCCTAGCAATCACAGTTGAGTGCAATGTTTCTCGTCAGTTTACATCTTTGGACACAGTTGCGCACATTCTCAGGTGCCGCTTAGAGAAGTCAGAATGATTGCAAAAGACACAATAATGACGTGCCTGCAGTGGTGTAAAGAAGATAAGGTTATTTTGGTGGAAATGTTTCTTTAATAAAGCTCTAAGTTAATttgttatgtgttttattcttgcaaataaATAATTCAACGTGACAGGAAGCAAACTGGCAGGCTGTAGAAGAGGAACGCTGAACTGCTGTACAACCTTGCACAACTTCCTGTGTAAATGTGCACATTGCAGGAGGATATGTGGTTATATTTACAGCTAAGCGAAGGCACCTGCTTCCTGTCTCAGGACAGAGCAGTTTTCAGTTCTGCAATGAAGAACAGAAATTTTTAGTTTCTTTAATAAAGGGACAAGGTAGTTGTCCCTCCCCACTTCGCAGTTTTAcgtatgttttgcctaaattaagcattttcaagcataaaaatggctaaatgaacttaagtacaaatataaggcattcagaagattcaAACAAAggattaaacaataaaatgccGTTCCCTGGTACGCAGAAAAGGGAACACGCTGATAAGGTCACGTGTGAGGAAGAGGAGTGCGTCAAAGATGCCACCCTAAGGAAGAAGATTAAAGATGTTACAGCGGAAGTGGAGAAGATGGAGGGGAGAGGACAACTCAAGGCGAGGCACTGTTCTTATTTGTGAGGGTGGATTAATTGTCTGTAGATGCCTTGTTGTAAGTGTGTCCAGTATATTACGGACCCGgatcccatttttcatgtttggACTGATGATCTTTTAGGTCGCCATAAAGGAGCCCTGTACCATACCTGCTTTCAAAGGATTGCGTAAGTTATACGACAGTCGCTCTACATAAAATATTCCTTATTGGGTTCACTGGTTCGGCTACATCTTCTTTCTGTTCTCAGCTACTGCCGTTCCGAAGGCCTTGCCCCCACCAGGACCAGGAATGGGGCCAAATGGGCCACCCTTTAGTGAGTCGTTTGGCCATCCCATTGTGTGTATTCCTTGTTTGATGTAACTGATTTTACAGAACACTTGTTTCCCAGGTCCAATGTTCAATGAGCAGTCGTTTCACGACGACTTTCCTCCAAATGAAGGTCCTTACGAAGAATATCCTGGGGAATTTGAGCCATCAGACTATGAAGGATTTCCATCTGATCATGGGTTCCCAGACTCTGGTATGGGTCCAGGATCATATCCAGATGGGCCGGGAGATAACTTTAGAGCCAATCGCGAACAAGGTCGCTTTAACCCTGATGAAATGTTTGACGAGTACCAAAGCCCCACAATGGGGGGCAGGTTAATGGACATAGATGTGAAGAAGCCGTTTGGCAGACAAAGCCCCATGCAGCCAACACCAGACAGTGGCTTCGATTCAAATGTACTGCTTGATTACCTGGTAGGTGCTTTGATGCATCCACAACATTCCTGCAACACCGTGTAACTGGCATGCCATATCGTTACAGTACATTTGTGTTTTCAGGATACCTTCCGTATAGAGAATGAGAAAGACGCACAGTTGGTGCTGAAGGTGACACAGAAACTAACAGATCTGCTGATGGAGTTCAGACTGAGGAGTATATCATCTGCAGTAAGC
It contains:
- the si:ch211-197h24.6 gene encoding uncharacterized protein si:ch211-197h24.6 isoform X1; translated protein: MEAGASVSHFTNDHPYKTAQMKQKKKGKNPKGKQYLQQAADIVYAKGSSFQTVPSLGKVLNRIIEPMLGLQYVWEYRSPSKTVPPHYLCKICSVTRLLQDMVAHVKSWKHNLRYLKREHADKVTCEEEECVKDATLRKKIKDVTAEVEKMEGRGQLKVAIKEPCTIPAFKGLPTAVPKALPPPGPGMGPNGPPFSPMFNEQSFHDDFPPNEGPYEEYPGEFEPSDYEGFPSDHGFPDSGMGPGSYPDGPGDNFRANREQGRFNPDEMFDEYQSPTMGGRLMDIDVKKPFGRQSPMQPTPDSGFDSNVLLDYLDTFRIENEKDAQLVLKVTQKLTDLLMEFRLRSISSAGPSMSSLSMNSSFSSMSSSLPRSSDRYSRPLPKGPSCYSDGPLRF
- the si:ch211-197h24.6 gene encoding uncharacterized protein si:ch211-197h24.6 isoform X2 is translated as MEAGASVSHFTNDHPYKTAQMKQKKKGKNPKGKQYLQQAADIVYAKGSSFQTVPSLGKVLNRIIEPMLGLQYVWEYRSPSKTVPPHYLCKICSVTRLLQDMVAHVKSWKHNLRYLVAIKEPCTIPAFKGLPTAVPKALPPPGPGMGPNGPPFSPMFNEQSFHDDFPPNEGPYEEYPGEFEPSDYEGFPSDHGFPDSGMGPGSYPDGPGDNFRANREQGRFNPDEMFDEYQSPTMGGRLMDIDVKKPFGRQSPMQPTPDSGFDSNVLLDYLDTFRIENEKDAQLVLKVTQKLTDLLMEFRLRSISSAGPSMSSLSMNSSFSSMSSSLPRSSDRYSRPLPKGPSCYSDGPLRF
- the si:ch211-197h24.6 gene encoding uncharacterized protein si:ch211-197h24.6 isoform X3 is translated as MLGLQYVWEYRSPSKTVPPHYLCKICSVTRLLQDMVAHVKSWKHNLRYLKREHADKVTCEEEECVKDATLRKKIKDVTAEVEKMEGRGQLKVAIKEPCTIPAFKGLPTAVPKALPPPGPGMGPNGPPFSPMFNEQSFHDDFPPNEGPYEEYPGEFEPSDYEGFPSDHGFPDSGMGPGSYPDGPGDNFRANREQGRFNPDEMFDEYQSPTMGGRLMDIDVKKPFGRQSPMQPTPDSGFDSNVLLDYLDTFRIENEKDAQLVLKVTQKLTDLLMEFRLRSISSAGPSMSSLSMNSSFSSMSSSLPRSSDRYSRPLPKGPSCYSDGPLRF